From the genome of Hydrogenobacter hydrogenophilus:
AGAGAAATAATGACTTACGGAGGTTAAGTATCATGTTTAGAAGTGATAAGGTTAAAAAAGGGATAGAAAGAGCGCCTCACAGGGCTTTACTTAGAGCTTGTGGACTTTCTGATGATGATTTTGATAAACCTCTTATAGGAATAGCCAACTCTTACATAGACATCATCCCGGGACATGTGCATCTGAGAGAGTTCGTACAGCCTATAAAAGAAGAGGTAAGAAAAGCGGGTGGTGTTCCTATAGAGTTTAATGTTATAGGGGTAGATGACGGTATAGCCATGGGACACTACGGTATGCATTACTCTTTGCCTTCCCGTGAGCTCATAGCGGATAGCATAGAAACCGTCGTAGAAGCTCACCAACTTGATGCTCTTATATGTGTTCCTAACTGCGATAAGATAGTTCCGGGTATGCTTATGGCAGCTGCAAGGCTTAACATTCCTACCATATTCATAAGCGGTGGACCCATGCTGGCTGGAGAAGTAAACGGTAAAAAGGTAGACCTCATAAGCGTTTTTGAGGGTATAGGACAGCTCAAAACAGGAAAAATGGACGAGAAACAGCTGAAAGTTATAGAAGAGCATGCCTGCCCTACATGTGGGAGCTGTTCTGGTATGTTTACTGCTAACTCTATGAATTGTATAACGGAAGTGTTAGGTCTTGGACTTCCGGGGAACGGCACAATCCCTGCGGTAGACCCAAGGAGGGAGCTTTTGGCAAGGCAGGTGGCAAGACAGATAATGGAGCTTCTCAAAAGAAACATAAGACCAAGAGATATCCTTACCCTTGAAACCTTTGATAATGCCTTTGCGGTAGATATAGCTATGGGAGGCTCTTCTAACACTATACTGCACCTTTTAGCTATAGCCAAAGAGGCTGGTATAGACTATCCCCTCTCAAGGATAAACGAAATATCAAAGAAGACGCCAACCCTTTGTAAGATATCACCTGCTTCTGAGTATCACATACAGGATCTTGATTATGTGGGAGGCATCCCCACACTTCTCAAGGAGCTCATAAGGGGTGGTTATCTTCCTCATCCTGATCAAATTACCGTCAGCCTTAAAACTCTTAGGGAAATAGCTATGTCAGCACCAGACGCAGATGGAAGCGTGATAAGAACTGTGGAGAATCCTTATTCTGAAGAAGGTGGTATAGCTATACTCTTTGGTAATTTAGCTCCAGAGGGTTCTGTGGTAAAAACTGCGGGTGTGGACCCTAAAATGCTTACCTTTAGAGGAAAAGCCATATGCTTTGACTCAGAAGAAGAGGCCATAGAAGGTATACTGGGAGGTAAAGTAAAACCCGGTCATGTGGTGGTTATACGCTATGAGGGTCCAAAGGGTGGACCTGGTATGAGGGAAATGCTGTCTCCCACATCTGCCATAATGGGTATGGGATTGGGTGATAAGGTGGCTCTCATAACGGATGGGAGATTTTCCGGTGGAACGCGCGGTGCGTGTGTGGGACACATATCCCCTGAGGCAGCAAGTGGTGGTCCTATAGGCATAGTGCAGGACGGGGACGAGATTCTCATAGACATACCCAATAGGAGAATAGAACTGCTGATAAGCGAGGAAGATTTCAAAAAGAGAATGGAAAGCTTTGTACCCAAACAGAAGGAGATAAGAAGTCCTTGGCTCAGAAGGTATGTGAAGTTTGTAAGCTCAGCCTCTAAGGGAGCTGTATTGGAAGCTTAAGGGACATAAGGGCAAAGTATTCACGGAGAGCTTTCACAGAATCGTTAAGTACGCTCATTTTGGGAAGCAGACTATAAAGATTATATTTCATATCTCTCTTAAAGTCTGTGGGATAGGGTGTAATGTGAAGTCCTTCTCTTTCAAAAAGTGAAACCGCTCTTGGCATGTGATAGGCAGAGGTGATCAGAACTATTCTTTTGTAATTTCTCTCTTGGCACACTTTTTTAACATACATGGCGTTCTCTTTGGTATCCCTACTTCTGACTTCCGTTATCATGTCCCTTTTGTCTAC
Proteins encoded in this window:
- the ilvD gene encoding dihydroxy-acid dehydratase gives rise to the protein MFRSDKVKKGIERAPHRALLRACGLSDDDFDKPLIGIANSYIDIIPGHVHLREFVQPIKEEVRKAGGVPIEFNVIGVDDGIAMGHYGMHYSLPSRELIADSIETVVEAHQLDALICVPNCDKIVPGMLMAAARLNIPTIFISGGPMLAGEVNGKKVDLISVFEGIGQLKTGKMDEKQLKVIEEHACPTCGSCSGMFTANSMNCITEVLGLGLPGNGTIPAVDPRRELLARQVARQIMELLKRNIRPRDILTLETFDNAFAVDIAMGGSSNTILHLLAIAKEAGIDYPLSRINEISKKTPTLCKISPASEYHIQDLDYVGGIPTLLKELIRGGYLPHPDQITVSLKTLREIAMSAPDADGSVIRTVENPYSEEGGIAILFGNLAPEGSVVKTAGVDPKMLTFRGKAICFDSEEEAIEGILGGKVKPGHVVVIRYEGPKGGPGMREMLSPTSAIMGMGLGDKVALITDGRFSGGTRGACVGHISPEAASGGPIGIVQDGDEILIDIPNRRIELLISEEDFKKRMESFVPKQKEIRSPWLRRYVKFVSSASKGAVLEA